Within Micromonospora narathiwatensis, the genomic segment TCTGCGTGGCGTGTGCCCGCATCGCCGCCTCCTTGGCGGCGTGCTGGTCGGTGGCGTCGATCCGCGCGGCGATCTCCGGGTCGGGCGTGCCGAACGGCAGGTCGTCGACGCTGTCGATGCCGGCGAACGGGTTGTCGGAGGCCTCGGTGAAGGCGTTCAGGCCGGCATCCAGCACGCTGCGCGGCATCGCCGTCCAGTAGACCTTCGCCGGGGCGATCCCCTCGGCGGTGGCCAACTCGACGGCGCGCATCGCCACCCGGTGCGCCTGAATGTGGTCGGGGTGGCCGTAGAAGCCGTTGTCGTCGTACGTGATCATGACCTGCGGGCGGACCTCGCGCATGATCTCCAGCAGGTGCCCGGCGGCCTCGTCGAGGTCGGCCTGCCAGAAGGCGCGGGGGTGCTCGTTGGTGGCCAGGCCCATCATGCCGGAGTCCCGGTAGCGGCCCGCGCCACCGAGGAAGCGGTGGTCGGTGACGCCGAGCGCGGCGCAGGCCGCGGCCAGCTCGCCGATCCGGTACCCGCCGAGCTGGTCGGCCTCGGCCGCGACGAGCTGGGCCAGCTCCGGTACGTGGATCTCGCCTTCCTCGCCCAGCGTGCAGGTCACCAGGGTGACGTGGGCGCCGGTGGCGGCGTAGTGCGCCATCGTCGAGCCGGTGCCGATGGACTCGTCATCGGGGTGCGCGTGGACCAGCAGGAGGCGTCGGTCGGGCAGCGTCGTCACGACCGTCACTCTAACCGGCGGTCCTCCCCCGGCGATGCTTACGCGTCCGCCCAGGTCGGCCACATCACGCCCGAGCCGCCCTTACGATCCGAGTTGTGGACTTTCCCGAGCTGGCCGCCCGTACCCGTCGGTTCAGCCACGGGGCGCCGCGCGCTGTCTCAGTCGCGGACGACGGCTCCCGGGTGATCTTCCTGCGCTCGGCGGGACCGGAGGACCCGGCCGACGCGCTCTGGCTGCTGGACGTCGGCTCGGGCGAGGAACGGCTGGTCGCGGATCCGGCGGTGCTGCTCGGGTCGGACGGCGAGCCGGCCGCGCTGGCGCCGGGCGAACGGGCGCTGCGCGAGCGGCTGCGGCTCAGCGCCGCCGGCATCGGCTCGTACGCCCTGGACACGGCCGGCCGGGTCGCCGCGTTCGCGCTGGCCGGCCGGCTGTTCCGGGCCGACCTGGTGCACGGCGACGTGGTCGAGGTGGCCTCGGTCGGCCCGGTGATCGACCCGCGCCCCGACCCCACCGGCGAACGGCTGGCCTACGTCACCGACGCCGCCGAGGGGGTCCGCCGGGGCCAGCTCCGGGTGGTCGAGCCGGACGGCGCGGACAACCTCCTCGCCGGCGAGGACAGCGGGGTGACCTGGGGGCTCGCCGAGCACATCGCGGCGGAGGAGTTCGGCCGGTACCGCGGCTACTGGTGGGCCCCGGACGGGCGCACGGTGCTGGCCGCCCGGGTGGACGAGTCCCGGCTGCCGCACTGGCACCTGCACGACCCGGCCGACCCGGCGAGCCCGCCGACGACCGTCGCGTACCCCCGGGCGGGCGGGCCGAACGCGCAGGTCAGCCTGCACCTGCTCGACCTCGACGGCGGCTGGGTCGACGTGCACTGGGACCGCGAGACCTACCCGTACCTGACCTCGGTCGGCTGGGCGGACGGCGGGCCGCTGATCACCGTGCTACGCCGCTCGCAGCAGCACGGCCTGGTCCTCGCGGTGGACCCGCGTACCGGGGAGACGCAGGTGCACGCCGAGCTGGCCGACCCGCGCTGGGTGGAACCGATCCCCGGCACCCCGGCGCACCTGCCCGACGGCCGGGTTCTGGTCGGCGGCGAGCTGGCCCACGACGGCTACGATGCCCGCTGCCTCTTCGCCGACGGCACCCTGCTCACCCCGCCCTCGCTGTACGTGCGCCGGGTGGTGGGGCGGCTCCCCGCCGCCGGCAGCGCCCCGGCGGACCTGCTGGTGGAGGCGAGCGAGGGCGAGCCGAGCCAGCGCCACCTCTACCGGATCCGGACGGTGATCGGCGGTGGGGTGGACGCCCGCCGGATGGGCAGCGACCCAGGCTGGCACACCGGCGCGATCGGCGGCTCCACTCTGGTGGTCGGCACCGCCTCGCTGGAGCAGCCGGGCACCCGCTGGTCGGTGTGGCACGGCGACCAGGAGGTGGGCGAGCTGCGCTCGCTGGCCGCCACCCCGCCGTACGCGCCGCGCCCGATGATGGTGCGGGTGACCGACCGGCGGCTGCCGAGCGCGGTGCTCTACCCGTCCGAGCACGTCAAGGGTACGAAGCTGCCGGTGCTGCTGGACGTCTACGGCGGGCCGGGGCACCAGGAGGTGGTCGCCGCGCGGGCGGCCTGGTTGGAGCGGCAGTGGTGGGCCGACCAGGGCTTCGCGGTGGTGACCATCGACAACCGGGGCACCCCGGGCGTCGCCCCGTCGTTCGAGAAGGCGATCCACCGCCGGCTGGCCGACGTGATCCTGACCGACCAGGTGGACGCGCTGACCGCGCTCGCCGGCAAGCACCCGGACCTGGACCTGGCGCGGGTGGCGGTGCGGGGCTGGTCGTTCGGCGGCTGGCTGGCCGGGCTGGCGGTGCTGCGCCACCCGGAGCTGTTCCGCTGCGCGATCGTCGGCGCCCCGGTCACCGACTGGACGCTGTACGACACCGCGTACAGCGAGCGCTACCTGGGCCTGCCGGAGGACGGCATGGACGTCTACGCCCACCATTCGCTGGTCGAACTGGCCGCCGAGCCGGTCGGCGACCCGGCGCAGGCCCGGCCGATGCTGCTGGTGCACGGCCTGGTCGACGACAACGTGGTGGCCGCGCACACGCTGCGGCTCTCGGCGGCGCTGCTGGCTGCCGGCCGGCCGCACGCGGTGCTGCCACTGACCGGGGCCACCCACATGGCCGCCGGCGGCACCGCCGAACGCCTGCTCAAGCTGGAACTCGACTTCCTCCGCCGGAATCTGTAAGGGCCCCTTCTCCACGCCGAGGCGTGGAGAAGGGGCCCCTGCGCTCAGGCCGTCACTGCTTCACGTAGGCGTTGGTGAGGGCCGGGTAGCCGAAGATGCTGGACAGGTAGATCCCGCCCGTCTTGGAGCCGTGCAGGTAGTAGCCCTGCTCGACGAAGAGCGGCACGGCCGGGGCCAGCTCGGTCATGATTCGCTTGTCGAGCTTGGCCCACTCCCCGCCCTGCTCACCGGCGGGCATTGCGAGCACCCGGTCGAACTCCTTGTTGATGTCGTCGCTGTTGACGAAGGAGGTGTTGCTGTTGCTCTCCGGCTTGATGGTGCGGCCGTCGAAGAGCACCGGCAGGATCGCCGCCCCGCTGGGCCAGTCGGCGGCCCACTGGTCGAGGTAGAGGTCCCAGGGGTTGTCCTTCTTCTTCGTCTCGTCGAGCTTGGCGTCGGCCGGGATGCTCTTCAAGGTGATCTTGAAGCCGGCCTTCTCCAGGTTGCTCTTGAGCTGGGTACCGTACTCCGGGTTGTCGTCGCCGATGCCGAGCACCAGCTCGGGGGTCTTGCCGGCGAGCAGTTCCTTGGCCTTGTCGGGGTTGCCCGTCGGGCCGGCCGGGTAGGCGTCGTAGTTCTGCCAGCCGATGGTCGACGGCGGCATCAGGGTGGTGACCGCCTTGGCGGTCGCCTCACCGCCGTACACCTTGATGAATCCGTCCCGGTCGATGGCGTAGTTCAACGCCTGCCGGACCGACAGGTCGGTGACCCGGCCGGTGTTGATGGTGAGCCGCCACATGCTCGGGGTCTGGCCCTGCACCGAGCGGCCCTTCAGCGCCGCGTCGCCGGCCACCCGGGCGACCAGCGCCGAGGGCACACCGTTCCAGGCCAGCGCCGTCTGGTCGTCACCGTTGTCGGCGATCACCCGGTTGGCGCCCGCCTCGGCGTCCGGGCCGAAGGTCCAGACGACCTTGTCCGGGTACGCGTGCCGCACCGGGTCGGTGTTCGGGTCCCAGTTCTCGTTCCGCTCCATCACCAGCTCGACACCGGCGGTGTTCTTGGTGATCTTGTATGGTCCGGAGGAGAACGGCTGGTTGTCCAGGTTGACCCCGGTGTCCTTCTCCGCCTTGAGCGGGGCGGTGTACGGCAGCGACGCGGCGAACGGCAGGTCGCAGTGCGGCTTGGCGAACTCGAACTTCAGCGTCTTCGCGTCCGGCGCGGTCAGGCCCGGCGGTAGCGAGGTCTTGTTCGCCTTGAAGTCCCACTTGGTGTCGTACTGCGGGGAGTCGGCGAGCCACTCCTGGAGGTAGGTCGGGCCGCCGGTCAGGTCGGGGTCGAAGGAGCGGGCGATGCCGTACGCGATCTCCTTCGAGGTGATCGGGCTGCCGTCCTCGAACTTCACCCCGTCCTTGATCTTGAATTCCCAGACCTTGCAGTCCTTGTTGACGTCCGTGCCCGGGGTCTCGGCGAGGTCACCGACCAGGGTCACCTTGCCCGAGCCGTCGTCCTTGAAGGTGGTCAGGAAGCGGCTGTAGAGCGGGGCGTTCATCAGGCCGGCGAACGAGTAGACCCGCTGCGGGTCCAGGTGCGAGATCTTGGTCTCCCGGATCACCCGGAAGGTGCCACCCTTGCTGGCGCCGGGGACCTCGGGAGCGGGCCCCATCGACTCCTTCGGGTCGGTGGCGATCGAACCGCTCTGCACCCGGTCGGCGCCGGTGTCGCCGCCGGTGCCCTTGTTCTCGCTGCACGCCCCCATCACCACGAGCAGTGCGAGCGCTCCGCCGGCGGCGGCTGCCCTCTTCAGGCGCATCTCGCGCCCTCCTCCCTTATCTGGTGCCCCGTCAGGCTCCACGTCCGGAGCATCGTCAGGCGACGTAGAAAAACTACGGCGTGTGTAACAGAGAGCGGTGGATTTCTCCATGCCCTGTCGGGTGCCGTTGCGCTATCGCAACCGGACCCGCGGGTCGATGGCCGCGTAGAGCATGTCCACCACGATGTTGGCGACCACGATGAAGACCGCCGAGATCAGCACGGTGGCCATGATGGTCGGCAGATCACCCGACCGGACGGCGTCCACGGCGGTCCGGCCGAGGCCCTGGATGCCGAAGGTGGTCTCGGTGATCACCGTGCCGCCGAGCGCGCTGCCCACGTCCAGGCCGGCGATGGTCACGATCGGGGTGATCGCCGCGCGCAGCGCGTGCCGCCCGTACACCTTGGGTTTGGCCAGGCCCTTGGCCCGCGCGGTCCGGACGAAGTCCTCCGACAGCGTCTCCAGCATCTGCGCCCGGGACAGCCGGGCGTAGATCGCGGAGAAGAGGAAGGCCAGGCACACCCAGGCGAGGACGAGACCGCTGGCCCACTTCACCGGATTCTCGAAGATCGAGGTGTAGCCCGGGGTCGGGGTGATCCGCAGGTTGTAGGTGAAGACCAGCAGCAGCACCGCGCCGACGAAGTAGAGCTGCATCGACGCACCCGCCAGCGAGAAGCCGATCGCCAGCCGGTCCAGCAGCGTGCCCCGTCTCAGCGCGGAGATCATGCCGAGCCCGACGCCGACAATCAACCAGAGGACGGCCGCCGGGAGGACGATGCTCAGCGTCACCGGGAGCACCCGGCTGAGCGTGTCCGTGACGGCCTCGCTGTTGACGTACGAGTAGCCGAGACAGGGCGCGTCGCACCGGCCGCCCTGGGAGCTGCCCAGATCGCGCCCGGTGACGATGCCCTTCATATAGTTGGCGTACTGCTCGGGCAGCGGGTCACGCAGGCCCAGCTCCTGCCGGACCCGCTCCAGCCGTTCGGCGTTGCAGTTCTTCGGGCACATGCCGCTGACCGGGTCGCGGGGCAGCCCGAAGAACATCAGGAAGCTGAGCACGCTCACCGCGAAGAGGGTGAGCACGGCGGTGAGCAGCCGGCGTACCAGGAATCGGGTCATCAGAGTCTTCCTTCATTCGCGACTGCGGGGCTCCGCTCCGCTGCACTCCTCGCGCTCATCACGACACCCCTACCGGGACGACTTCGGGTCGAGCGCGTCACGCAGCGCGTCGCCGAGCAGGTTGAAGGCGAGCACGAGGATGAAGATCGTGACGCCGGGGAAGAAGACGTACGCCGGGTCGGTCTGCAGGTACGGGATGCTCTGGAAGATCATCCGACCGAAGTCGGCGGTCGGTTCGAGGATGCCGATGCCGAGGAAGGACAGTGCCGCCTCGCCGGTGATGTACTGCGGCACCGCCAGCGAGAACGCGACCAGGATCGGCGCCCAGAGGTTCGGCAGGAGCTGCCGGAAGAGCATGTGCCCCAGCCCGGCCCCGCTGGCCCGGGCGGCCTCCACGAACTCCCGTTCGCGCAGCGATATCACCTGACCGCGGACCAGCCGCGCGGTACTCGTCCAGCCGAACGCGGCGAAGATGCCGATGAGGACGGCCACCTGGAACGCCGGCGGCACCTCCTCGCGGGGGCCGTAGAAGCGCAGCCCGACGGTCGGCACCACAGCCAGGGCGAAGATGAGGAACGGCAGGGCCAGCGCCACATCGGTGATCCAGCTGATCACCGTGTCGACGATCCCGCCCAGGAACCCGGCGAGGATGCCGGCCGCCACACCGATGGCGGTGGTGACCAGGGCGGCGGCGAACGCGATGAACAGCGAGGTCCGCATGCCGTACACCATCCGGACGAAGATGTCCCGGCCCAGCCGGGGTTCCAGCCCGAACCAGTGGTCGCCGGTGATGCCGCCTACGTATCCCAGCGGCATGCCGTTGCCGTCCAGAAGCTGCTGGAACTGCTCGTTCGGGCCGACCCCGTACAGCTTGGAGACCAGCGGCGCGGCGAGGGCCAGCACGATGAAGAACAGCAGCACCACGCCGCTGACCATGGCCGTACGGTCCCGGCGCAGCCGGGCCCAGGCGAGTTGGCCGGGAGACCTCCCGACGATCCCCCGCTCGTCGGGCTTGACGGTGTCGGCGGCCGGCTCGATCTCGGCCCGCGCCGCGCCCTCAACCGGAGACAGGCTCACTGCGACACCTCAATTCGCGACTGCGGGGCTCGCAACACCGGCTCGCTCCTCGCGCTCACTGCGACACCTCAATTCGCGACTGCGGGGCTCGCAACACCGGCTCGCTCCTCGCGCTCACTGCGACACCTCAATTCGCGACTGCGGGGCTCGCAACACCGGCTCGCTCCTCGCGCTCACTGCGACACCTCCACGGATTCGCTGGTCCCGACGCCGAGCGGCCCCTGTTCGGGGTAGTGGCAGGCGGTGAGTTGGTTGCCGCCGTCGCGGGTGATCAGGGTGGGTTCGTCGGTGGCGCAGTTGTCCTGGGCTTTCCAGCAGCGGGTGCGGAAGCGGCAGCCCGAGGGTGGGTTGAGTGGGGTGGGTACGTCGCCGGTGAGGCGGATCCGTCCGGCCGGGCCGAGGGTGGTGACGTCGGGGATGGCGGAGAGCAGGGCGCGGGTGTACGGGTGTTGGGGTCGGGTGTAGATGTCGTCGCGGTCGCCGATCTCGACGATTTTGCCGAGGTACATGACGGCGACGCGGTGGCAGAAGTGGCGGACGACGGCGAGGTCGTGGGCGATGAACACGAAGGCCAGGTCGAGGTCGCGTTGCAGGTCGCGTAGCAGGTTGATGACCTGGGCCTGGATGGAGACGTCGAGGGCGGAGACGGGTTCGTCGGCGACGATGAGTTTGGGGCGCAGCGCGAGGGCGCGGGCGATGCCGATGCGTTGGCGTTGCCCGCCGGAGAACTCGTGGGGGTAGCGGTTGTAGTGCTCGGGGTTCAGGCCGACGAGTTCGAGGAGTTCCTGGACGCGTTTGCGGGTGCCGCCGGGTGGGTTGATCCGGTTGACCTGCAGTGGCATGGCGACGATCCGGCCGACGGTGTGGCGGGGGTTCAGCGAGGCGTACGGGTCCTGGAAGATGATCTGGAGGTCCTGCCGCAGCGGCCGTAACTCGCCACGGCGGGCGTGGGTGATGTCCCGGCCGGCGAACTCGATCGTCCCGGCGGTGGGTTCGAGCAGGCGTACCAGCATCCGTCCGGTGGTGGTCTTGCCGCACCCGGACTCCCCGACCAGGCCCAACGTCTCACCCGGACGTACCTCGAAATCCAGGCCGTCGACCGCCCGCACGGCACTCTTGGCCCGAAAGCCCTCACGGACCGGGAAATGCTTGGTCAGCCCACGCACCCTGAGCAGTGGCTCGGTCATTGCGCGACTCCCACCTGGGCGATGTCCTGCCGGTAGAGCCTGGTGCGTTCCTCGGCGGGCAGATGGCAGGCGACCAGGTGGCCCGCCTCCCCGGCCGCGCGCAGCTCCGGCACCACCGTGGCCGAGCGGTCGCCGTTGCGGCCGGCGTACCGGCAACGCGGATGGAACGCACACCCCGACGGCAAATTGATCAACGACGGCGGATTACCCCGAATCGGCACCAGATCCGCGCCCGCGTCACCACGCAACGACGGCACACTCGACAACAACCCCCACGTGTACGGATGCTGCGGCCGACGCAACACCTGCTCCACACCACCGTGCTCGACCGCCCGCCCCCCATACATCACCAACACGTCATCAGCCACCTGAGACACCACACCCAGGTCATGCGTGATCAAAACAATCGCCGACCGGAACTCCGCCTGCAGATCCGCCAACAAATCCAGAATCTGCGCCTGCACCGTCACATCCAACGCCGTCGTCGGCTCATCCGCGATCAACAGATCCGGATCGTTCACCAACGCCATCGCGATCATCGCCCGCTGCCGCATCCCACCCGAAAACTCATGCGGATACTGATCGAACCGCCGCCCCGGCTGCGGAATCCCCACCCGACCCAACATGTCCACCGCCCGCCGCCGCGCCTCCCGCCTCCCCGCCCCCGGGTGATGCACCCGAAACGCCTCAGCGATCTGCCGACCCACCGTGTAGTACGGATGCAACGCCGACAACGGATCCTGAAAGACCATCGCCATGTCCCGACCCCGCAGCCGCCGCACCTCCTCCTCCGGAAGCCCGACCAACTGACGGCCCCCGACGGAGATCTCCCCCGTGATGCTCGTGCGCTTGGCGTTGTGCAGACCCAGAATCGCCAGCGACGTCACACTCTTACCCGAGCCCGACTCACCGACGATCCCCAACGTGCGCCCCCGCGCCACCGAGAACGACACCCCGTCCACCGCCCGGACCACACCGTCCTCGGTGTCGAACCGCACCCGCAGATCCTTCACCCGCAGATAGGGACCCTCACCCGAGCGCTGCTCCGGGACCTCATGGCGGTCCGGTTCCCCGGACGGCGCCGACTCCGACCTGCCCACGACCGCCTCCCCCTCAGTGATGAAGAGAACTTACAACAAAGTTCTGGAGGCGAAAATAAGCTACAAAACGTGGGATGTCAGTGGGCTGAGCGTAACGAGTGGGTTTCGGGCTTGACCAGCCCTCAGCCCGCCGCCGCACGTCGGGTGTGGCCATGGCCGGAGGACTCAGGTGAAGATGTCCGCCCGGGAGCTGTCGGTGACCAAGCCCGGCGAGGTGCTGGAGTTGAGTGAGCCCGTACGCGCCACGATCCGGCCGGAGGATCTCGTCTCCTGACGGATGTCGGTCCGCTCGCCTAGGGTCGGCGCATGAGCGAGCGCCAGCGAGCGAAGCGGGACCCGGCATGAGCGAATTCGATGCGGCGTCCGACGCCGTCCAGGCCGCCCTCGACGCGGGAGCACGGTACGCGGACGTCCGGGTGATGCACCGCCGCTACGAGTCGATGTCGGCCCGCAACGGCGACATCGAGGAGCTGACCCAGGACGAGAGCATCGGGCTGGGCGTCCGGGCGCTGGTCGGGTCGAGCTGGGGCTTTCACGCCGTACCCGAGCTGTCGGAAGCCCGCGACGCCGGCCGGCGCGCCGCGGCGATCGCCACCGCGAGCGCGCGCGTCCCCGGCCCGCCGATCGACCTGGTCCCCGTCGAGGCGACCGTCGCGAGCTGGGCCTCGGGGTGCGAGGTGGACCCGCTCGGCGTCCCGCTCTCCGACAAGGGTGACCTGCTGGTCCGCGCCACCGAGACGATGCGCGCGCACGGCGCCGACCTGGCCGAGGGCCTCTACCAGATCTGGGACACCACGAAGTGGTTCGTCTCCAGCGAGGGGCACCGGATCGACCAGCGCATCCGCGAGTGCGGTGGCGGCATCTCGGCCACCTCGATCGGCGACGGCGAGACCCAGCGCCGGTCCTACCCGAGCTACCGCGGGCAGTACGGCACCACCGGCTGGGAGCTGGTCACCTCGCTCGACCTGGCCGCGCACGCCGCCCGGGTCGCCGAGGAGTCCCGGGAGCTGCTCACCGCGGCGGAGTGCCCGGCCGGCGAGACCGACCTGATCCTCGGCGGCGAGCAGCTCGCCCTGCAGATCCACGAATCGGTCGGGCACGCCATCGAGTTGGACCGGATCCTCGGCTGGGAGGCCGCCTTCGCCGGGACGTCCTGGTTGGATCTGACCCGGCTCGGGGCGCTGCGTTACGGCTCCGAGCTGATGAACGTCACCATCGACCCGACCATCCCGGGCGCGCTGGGCAGCTTCGGCTTCGACGACGAGGGCTCACCGGCGGTCAAGCGGGACGCGGTCCGCGCGGGACGCTGGGTGGGGGTGCTCGCCGGCCGGGACTCGGCCGCCGTCGCCGGTCTCGGCTACGGCGGCAGCGTACGGGCGGACGGCTGGGCCCGACTGCCGATGGTGCGGATGACCAACGTGGGCCTGGAACCGGGCCCGCACACCCTCGACGAGATCATCGAGGCCACCGACGACGGGGTGCTGATGGACATCAACCGCTCCTGGTCGATCGACGACAAGCGACTCAACTTCCAGTTCGGTTGCGAGGTCGGCTGGGAGGTGCGGAAGGGCCGGCGGGGGCGGATGCTGCGCAACCCCACCTACACCGGCATCGGGCCGGTCTTCTGGCGCTCGATGGACATGCTCTCCTCCGAGATCGTGCCGTGGGGCACGCCGAACTGCGGCAAGGGTCAGCCGGGCCAGGTCGGGCACACCGGTCACCCGGCCGCCCCCGCCCGCTTCCGCAACGTCCGGGTGGGGGTAAGGGCATGAGTGAGCTGGAGATCGCCGGTCAGGTCGTCGAGCTGGTCCGCCGGCTCGCCGGGCCGGACGCGCAGGCCGAGGTCACGGTGACCCGGGCCGACCTGGCACTGACCCGGTTCGCGAACTCGTTCATCCATCAGAACGTCGCCGAGTCGGGCACGGCGGTGCGGCTGCGGCTGCACGCCGGTGGGCGGACGGCGGCCGGCAGCGGCAGCCTGGTCGACCGCGACGGGCTGACCGCCCTGGTCGAGCGGACCCTGGCGGCGGCCCGGCTCGCCCCGCCCGATCCGGCCTGGCCGGGGCTCACCCCGCCGTCGCCGGTCCCGCCGGGGACGGCCCTCGACGAGGCCACCGCGTACGCGTCTCCCGACGAGCGGGCCGCCCGGGTACGCGCCTTCGTGGACGCGGCCGGCGGGCTGGAGACGGCCGGCTACTGCCGGACGGCGTACCGGTCGGGGGCGTTCGCCAACTCGGCCGGGCACTCGGCGGTGGGGCGGATGGCCGAGGCGGCGATGGACGGCATCGCGCGTACGGGCGGGGCCGACGGGGTGGCCCGGCGCTGCGCCGACCGGCTCGGCGAGCTGGACGGCGGGGTGCTCGGCGCGCGGGCGGCGGCGAAGGCGCGGGCCGCGACGGATCCGGTCGAGCTGCCGCCGGGGCGGTACGACGTGGTGCTCGAACCGGCCGCGGTCGCCGACCTGCTGCAGAACCTCGCCTGGTTCGGCTTCAACGGCAAGCGGCACGCCGAGCGGCAGTCCTTCGTCGAACTCGGCACCGCCCAGTTCGATCCGTCGGTGACCCTGGTCGACGATCCGCCGCACGCCTCCGCCCTGCCGTACGACATGGAGGGCACCTCCCGGGGCGCGCTGACCCTGGTGGACGAAGGCACCACCGTGGCGGTGGCGCACGACCGACGCAGCGGCGCCGAGGCGGGGGCCGCCTCCACCGGTCACGGGATGCCCGGCGCGTCCACCTTCGGCCCGATCCCGCACAACCTCCGCCTGCTCCCG encodes:
- the mshB gene encoding N-acetyl-1-D-myo-inositol-2-amino-2-deoxy-alpha-D-glucopyranoside deacetylase, yielding MTVVTTLPDRRLLLVHAHPDDESIGTGSTMAHYAATGAHVTLVTCTLGEEGEIHVPELAQLVAAEADQLGGYRIGELAAACAALGVTDHRFLGGAGRYRDSGMMGLATNEHPRAFWQADLDEAAGHLLEIMREVRPQVMITYDDNGFYGHPDHIQAHRVAMRAVELATAEGIAPAKVYWTAMPRSVLDAGLNAFTEASDNPFAGIDSVDDLPFGTPDPEIAARIDATDQHAAKEAAMRAHATQIPATSWLYSIAGNFGAEFMGVEYFTLAVGDKGPGNGPYGWEDDLFAGLSLDGPDRSPVAAAGLR
- a CDS encoding S9 family peptidase, whose protein sequence is MDFPELAARTRRFSHGAPRAVSVADDGSRVIFLRSAGPEDPADALWLLDVGSGEERLVADPAVLLGSDGEPAALAPGERALRERLRLSAAGIGSYALDTAGRVAAFALAGRLFRADLVHGDVVEVASVGPVIDPRPDPTGERLAYVTDAAEGVRRGQLRVVEPDGADNLLAGEDSGVTWGLAEHIAAEEFGRYRGYWWAPDGRTVLAARVDESRLPHWHLHDPADPASPPTTVAYPRAGGPNAQVSLHLLDLDGGWVDVHWDRETYPYLTSVGWADGGPLITVLRRSQQHGLVLAVDPRTGETQVHAELADPRWVEPIPGTPAHLPDGRVLVGGELAHDGYDARCLFADGTLLTPPSLYVRRVVGRLPAAGSAPADLLVEASEGEPSQRHLYRIRTVIGGGVDARRMGSDPGWHTGAIGGSTLVVGTASLEQPGTRWSVWHGDQEVGELRSLAATPPYAPRPMMVRVTDRRLPSAVLYPSEHVKGTKLPVLLDVYGGPGHQEVVAARAAWLERQWWADQGFAVVTIDNRGTPGVAPSFEKAIHRRLADVILTDQVDALTALAGKHPDLDLARVAVRGWSFGGWLAGLAVLRHPELFRCAIVGAPVTDWTLYDTAYSERYLGLPEDGMDVYAHHSLVELAAEPVGDPAQARPMLLVHGLVDDNVVAAHTLRLSAALLAAGRPHAVLPLTGATHMAAGGTAERLLKLELDFLRRNL
- a CDS encoding ABC transporter substrate-binding protein, producing the protein MRLKRAAAAGGALALLVVMGACSENKGTGGDTGADRVQSGSIATDPKESMGPAPEVPGASKGGTFRVIRETKISHLDPQRVYSFAGLMNAPLYSRFLTTFKDDGSGKVTLVGDLAETPGTDVNKDCKVWEFKIKDGVKFEDGSPITSKEIAYGIARSFDPDLTGGPTYLQEWLADSPQYDTKWDFKANKTSLPPGLTAPDAKTLKFEFAKPHCDLPFAASLPYTAPLKAEKDTGVNLDNQPFSSGPYKITKNTAGVELVMERNENWDPNTDPVRHAYPDKVVWTFGPDAEAGANRVIADNGDDQTALAWNGVPSALVARVAGDAALKGRSVQGQTPSMWRLTINTGRVTDLSVRQALNYAIDRDGFIKVYGGEATAKAVTTLMPPSTIGWQNYDAYPAGPTGNPDKAKELLAGKTPELVLGIGDDNPEYGTQLKSNLEKAGFKITLKSIPADAKLDETKKKDNPWDLYLDQWAADWPSGAAILPVLFDGRTIKPESNSNTSFVNSDDINKEFDRVLAMPAGEQGGEWAKLDKRIMTELAPAVPLFVEQGYYLHGSKTGGIYLSSIFGYPALTNAYVKQ
- a CDS encoding ABC transporter permease, whose translation is MTRFLVRRLLTAVLTLFAVSVLSFLMFFGLPRDPVSGMCPKNCNAERLERVRQELGLRDPLPEQYANYMKGIVTGRDLGSSQGGRCDAPCLGYSYVNSEAVTDTLSRVLPVTLSIVLPAAVLWLIVGVGLGMISALRRGTLLDRLAIGFSLAGASMQLYFVGAVLLLVFTYNLRITPTPGYTSIFENPVKWASGLVLAWVCLAFLFSAIYARLSRAQMLETLSEDFVRTARAKGLAKPKVYGRHALRAAITPIVTIAGLDVGSALGGTVITETTFGIQGLGRTAVDAVRSGDLPTIMATVLISAVFIVVANIVVDMLYAAIDPRVRLR
- a CDS encoding ABC transporter permease; the encoded protein is MSLSPVEGAARAEIEPAADTVKPDERGIVGRSPGQLAWARLRRDRTAMVSGVVLLFFIVLALAAPLVSKLYGVGPNEQFQQLLDGNGMPLGYVGGITGDHWFGLEPRLGRDIFVRMVYGMRTSLFIAFAAALVTTAIGVAAGILAGFLGGIVDTVISWITDVALALPFLIFALAVVPTVGLRFYGPREEVPPAFQVAVLIGIFAAFGWTSTARLVRGQVISLREREFVEAARASGAGLGHMLFRQLLPNLWAPILVAFSLAVPQYITGEAALSFLGIGILEPTADFGRMIFQSIPYLQTDPAYVFFPGVTIFILVLAFNLLGDALRDALDPKSSR
- a CDS encoding ABC transporter ATP-binding protein, whose protein sequence is MTEPLLRVRGLTKHFPVREGFRAKSAVRAVDGLDFEVRPGETLGLVGESGCGKTTTGRMLVRLLEPTAGTIEFAGRDITHARRGELRPLRQDLQIIFQDPYASLNPRHTVGRIVAMPLQVNRINPPGGTRKRVQELLELVGLNPEHYNRYPHEFSGGQRQRIGIARALALRPKLIVADEPVSALDVSIQAQVINLLRDLQRDLDLAFVFIAHDLAVVRHFCHRVAVMYLGKIVEIGDRDDIYTRPQHPYTRALLSAIPDVTTLGPAGRIRLTGDVPTPLNPPSGCRFRTRCWKAQDNCATDEPTLITRDGGNQLTACHYPEQGPLGVGTSESVEVSQ
- a CDS encoding ABC transporter ATP-binding protein produces the protein MGRSESAPSGEPDRHEVPEQRSGEGPYLRVKDLRVRFDTEDGVVRAVDGVSFSVARGRTLGIVGESGSGKSVTSLAILGLHNAKRTSITGEISVGGRQLVGLPEEEVRRLRGRDMAMVFQDPLSALHPYYTVGRQIAEAFRVHHPGAGRREARRRAVDMLGRVGIPQPGRRFDQYPHEFSGGMRQRAMIAMALVNDPDLLIADEPTTALDVTVQAQILDLLADLQAEFRSAIVLITHDLGVVSQVADDVLVMYGGRAVEHGGVEQVLRRPQHPYTWGLLSSVPSLRGDAGADLVPIRGNPPSLINLPSGCAFHPRCRYAGRNGDRSATVVPELRAAGEAGHLVACHLPAEERTRLYRQDIAQVGVAQ
- a CDS encoding TldD/PmbA family protein codes for the protein MSEFDAASDAVQAALDAGARYADVRVMHRRYESMSARNGDIEELTQDESIGLGVRALVGSSWGFHAVPELSEARDAGRRAAAIATASARVPGPPIDLVPVEATVASWASGCEVDPLGVPLSDKGDLLVRATETMRAHGADLAEGLYQIWDTTKWFVSSEGHRIDQRIRECGGGISATSIGDGETQRRSYPSYRGQYGTTGWELVTSLDLAAHAARVAEESRELLTAAECPAGETDLILGGEQLALQIHESVGHAIELDRILGWEAAFAGTSWLDLTRLGALRYGSELMNVTIDPTIPGALGSFGFDDEGSPAVKRDAVRAGRWVGVLAGRDSAAVAGLGYGGSVRADGWARLPMVRMTNVGLEPGPHTLDEIIEATDDGVLMDINRSWSIDDKRLNFQFGCEVGWEVRKGRRGRMLRNPTYTGIGPVFWRSMDMLSSEIVPWGTPNCGKGQPGQVGHTGHPAAPARFRNVRVGVRA